The Streptomyces tendae genome has a window encoding:
- the ehuC gene encoding ectoine/hydroxyectoine ABC transporter permease subunit EhuC: MTSGLWERVLEGVWVTIQLLVLSALLATAVSFVVGIARTHRLWIVRFLAGFYTEVFRGTSALVMIFWVFFVLPPAFGWQLVPLWAGTLALGLTYGAYGSEIVRGALAAVDPAQREGGIALSFTPWQRMKLILLPQAVPEMIPPFSNLLIELLKGTALVSVMGMGDLAFSANLVRLALQESAEIYTYILLIYFVIAFLLTRSMRGLEKKLKAGVGKAPRKKAAAVRVPEGSGVS, encoded by the coding sequence ATGACCTCAGGACTCTGGGAACGCGTACTCGAAGGCGTCTGGGTCACGATCCAGCTGCTCGTGCTCAGCGCGCTGCTCGCCACCGCCGTGTCGTTCGTGGTCGGCATCGCGCGCACCCACCGGCTGTGGATCGTCCGCTTCCTCGCGGGGTTCTACACCGAGGTGTTCCGCGGCACCTCGGCGCTGGTGATGATCTTCTGGGTGTTCTTCGTGCTGCCGCCGGCCTTCGGCTGGCAGCTCGTCCCGCTGTGGGCGGGCACCCTGGCACTCGGCCTGACCTACGGGGCGTACGGATCGGAGATCGTGCGCGGCGCGCTGGCCGCGGTGGACCCGGCGCAGCGTGAGGGCGGCATCGCCCTCAGCTTCACGCCCTGGCAGCGGATGAAGCTCATCCTGCTGCCGCAGGCGGTGCCGGAGATGATCCCGCCGTTCTCCAACCTGCTGATCGAGCTGCTCAAGGGCACCGCCCTGGTGTCGGTCATGGGCATGGGCGACCTGGCGTTCAGCGCCAACCTGGTCCGCCTGGCGCTGCAGGAGAGCGCGGAGATCTACACGTACATCCTGCTCATCTACTTCGTGATCGCCTTCCTGCTCACCCGGTCGATGCGCGGCCTCGAGAAGAAGCTGAAGGCGGGCGTCGGCAAGGCGCCGAGGAAGAAGGCCGCCGCCGTGCGCGTGCCCGAGGGAAGTGGTGTCTCGTGA
- the ehuD gene encoding ectoine/hydroxyectoine ABC transporter permease subunit EhuD, producing MTWDWGAVADFMPYFWDGLWVTLQILVFGSLISFALGLVWALLMRAPTRWVTWPVGGVTEFIRNTPLLVQLFFLFYVLPEWGITFSAMTTGVFAIGLHYSTYTMQVYRAGIEAVPVGQWEAATALNLPLRRTWTVVILPQAVRRVVPALGNYVISMLKDTPLLMAITVLEMLGQARLFAQQNFQFTEPLTVIGVAFIVISYLASLALRALERRLVH from the coding sequence GTGACGTGGGACTGGGGCGCGGTCGCCGATTTCATGCCGTACTTCTGGGACGGTCTGTGGGTCACCCTGCAGATCCTGGTGTTCGGCTCGCTGATCTCCTTCGCGCTGGGCCTGGTGTGGGCGCTGCTGATGCGGGCCCCGACGCGCTGGGTGACCTGGCCGGTCGGCGGCGTCACGGAGTTCATCCGCAACACCCCGCTGCTGGTGCAGCTGTTCTTCCTCTTCTACGTGCTGCCCGAGTGGGGGATCACCTTCTCGGCGATGACCACGGGTGTCTTCGCCATCGGGCTGCACTACTCGACGTACACGATGCAGGTCTACCGCGCCGGTATCGAGGCCGTGCCGGTGGGCCAGTGGGAGGCGGCGACGGCGCTGAACCTGCCGCTGCGCCGGACGTGGACGGTGGTGATCCTGCCGCAGGCCGTGCGCCGGGTGGTGCCCGCGCTCGGCAACTACGTCATCTCGATGCTGAAGGACACCCCGCTGCTGATGGCCATCACCGTGCTGGAGATGCTCGGCCAGGCGCGGCTGTTCGCCCAGCAGAACTTCCAGTTCACCGAGCCCCTGACGGTGATCGGCGTGGCCTTCATCGTCATCTCCTACCTGGCCTCCCTTGCCCTGCGAGCCCTGGAGCGACGCCTTGTCCACTGA
- the ehuA gene encoding ectoine/hydroxyectoine ABC transporter ATP-binding protein EhuA, translated as MSTDTHAPFEEKPGTPRSTGELIRLERVTKRFGDHTVLDNLDFSVDAGKHVTLIGPSGSGKTTILRLLMTLLKPDEGVITVDGQQLFPAPEKQVREVRKKIGMVFQQFNLFPNMTVLRNITEAPVTVLGMSKDEAEERARELLEMVGLTDHLDKHPAQLSGGQQQRVAIARALAMRPQVLLLDEVTSALDPELVAGVLDVLRDIARSTDITMLCVTHEMNFARDISDQVLMFDSGRVIEAGSPEKIFNEPEHDRTREFLSAVL; from the coding sequence TTGTCCACTGACACCCACGCCCCGTTCGAAGAGAAGCCCGGGACCCCGCGTTCCACCGGGGAGCTGATCCGGCTGGAGCGGGTCACCAAGCGCTTCGGGGACCACACGGTCCTGGACAACCTGGACTTCTCGGTGGACGCCGGGAAGCACGTGACGCTGATCGGCCCGTCCGGGTCCGGCAAGACCACGATCCTGCGGCTGCTGATGACCCTGCTGAAGCCGGACGAGGGTGTCATCACCGTCGACGGGCAGCAGCTGTTCCCCGCGCCGGAGAAGCAGGTCCGTGAGGTCCGCAAGAAGATCGGCATGGTGTTCCAGCAGTTCAACCTGTTCCCGAACATGACCGTGCTGCGGAACATCACCGAGGCCCCGGTCACGGTGCTCGGCATGTCCAAGGACGAAGCCGAGGAGCGGGCCCGGGAACTGCTGGAGATGGTCGGGCTGACCGACCACCTCGACAAGCACCCGGCCCAGCTGTCCGGCGGCCAGCAGCAGCGGGTGGCGATCGCCCGTGCGCTGGCGATGCGCCCGCAGGTGCTGCTGCTGGACGAGGTCACCTCGGCCCTGGACCCGGAGCTGGTGGCCGGCGTGCTGGACGTGCTGCGGGACATCGCCCGCTCCACGGACATCACGATGCTCTGCGTGACCCACGAGATGAACTTCGCGCGGGACATCTCGGACCAGGTGCTGATGTTCGACTCGGGCCGGGTCATCGAGGCGGGCTCGCCGGAGAAGATCTTCAACGAGCCCGAGCACGACCGGACGCGGGAATTCCTGAGCGCGGTCCTGTAG
- a CDS encoding IclR family transcriptional regulator encodes MALRHEPTASYRSVQDALRVLETVARRGTGINDSELARETGVGTERLTTLLRMLRREAYVEQITDGAYVTGAAFARLGSADGHQEALRETLQHTLDRLRDSVGAAVYLSRYVDGEVKVTQYADGPDTPKVNEWVDFRHSAHATAVGKSLLTQLDHEGRRDHLARHRPARLTSRTITSDRLLLNRLASQPPTVPVLDLQEYAIGTVCAAVPITAGSSVGCLALSLPLEHAHRLRRAADTLNRNAAPVLLSLAI; translated from the coding sequence GTGGCGCTGAGGCACGAGCCGACCGCGTCGTACCGCTCGGTCCAGGACGCGCTGCGCGTCCTGGAGACGGTGGCGCGGCGCGGCACAGGAATCAACGACAGCGAACTCGCCCGCGAGACCGGCGTCGGCACGGAGCGGCTGACCACCCTCCTGCGGATGCTGCGCCGCGAGGCCTACGTCGAGCAGATCACCGACGGCGCGTACGTCACCGGAGCGGCCTTCGCCCGCCTCGGTTCCGCCGACGGGCACCAGGAGGCGTTGCGCGAGACCCTCCAGCACACCCTGGACCGGCTCCGCGACTCCGTGGGCGCCGCCGTCTACCTCAGCCGGTACGTCGACGGCGAGGTCAAGGTCACCCAGTACGCCGACGGCCCGGACACCCCGAAGGTGAACGAGTGGGTGGACTTCCGCCACTCGGCGCACGCGACGGCGGTCGGCAAGAGCCTGCTCACCCAGCTCGACCACGAGGGCCGGCGCGACCACCTGGCCCGGCACCGGCCGGCCCGGCTCACGTCGCGCACCATCACCAGCGACCGCCTGCTGCTGAACCGGCTGGCCTCGCAGCCGCCGACGGTGCCGGTGCTCGACCTCCAGGAGTACGCGATCGGCACGGTCTGCGCCGCCGTCCCGATCACCGCCGGTTCCTCGGTGGGCTGCCTGGCGCTGTCCCTTCCGCTGGAGCACGCCCACCGGCTGCGCCGGGCCGCCGACACCCTCAACCGCAACGCCGCACCCGTCCTGCTGTCACTGGCGATCTAG
- a CDS encoding lytic polysaccharide monooxygenase auxiliary activity family 9 protein, translating to MRTRTKMYAAAVGLATTGALVLSSGGASGHGYTDLPVSRQKLCQNGSVSNCGAIQWEPQSVEGPKGFPAAGPADGRLCSAGNTSFAPLDSPRTPSGGAWPTTRVTGGQNYTFRWQFTAMHATTDFKYYVTKPGWNENHNLTRSDLNLTPFLTVPYNGQRPPQTLSHSGRLPSGLSGHHVILAVWTVHDTGNAFYACSDVTF from the coding sequence ATGCGCACACGGACCAAGATGTACGCAGCCGCCGTGGGACTGGCCACGACCGGAGCGCTCGTGCTCTCCTCCGGCGGGGCCAGCGGCCACGGCTACACCGACCTGCCGGTCAGTCGGCAGAAGCTCTGCCAGAACGGCTCGGTCTCCAACTGCGGCGCCATCCAGTGGGAGCCGCAGAGCGTCGAGGGCCCGAAGGGCTTCCCGGCGGCGGGCCCCGCCGACGGCAGGCTCTGTTCGGCGGGCAACACGTCCTTCGCCCCGCTCGACAGCCCCCGCACCCCGTCGGGCGGCGCCTGGCCCACCACCCGGGTCACCGGCGGCCAGAACTACACCTTCCGGTGGCAGTTCACGGCCATGCACGCCACGACCGACTTCAAGTACTACGTCACCAAGCCGGGCTGGAACGAGAACCACAACTTGACCCGGTCCGACCTCAACCTCACGCCGTTCCTGACCGTGCCCTACAACGGTCAGCGCCCGCCGCAGACGCTCTCGCACAGCGGCCGGCTGCCCTCCGGGCTGAGCGGCCACCACGTGATCCTCGCGGTGTGGACGGTCCACGACACGGGCAACGCCTTCTACGCCTGCTCGGACGTCACCTTCTAG
- a CDS encoding SPFH domain-containing protein, with translation MTTTTSPVPEQVPESEGPADSAVAVRPARLIHTESTTEIPVHLLFRDDPGPAPAAVKLRPAVVARRPDGGPDGRAAGARARPAGPGVDPALVERPARVLPGIAGVLAGVGGAAGCAATAWWAGVLPPLAVEALGLSDRAEALGPAQWAAFAGAGALGLFGFGGLARGRTGRAWVLGLFGRYRGTVRRTGLLWVNPLLLRRRVDVRLRHWRGEPMPAADHSGVALRVVMLVVWRVRDTARATLGLEDHEGYLRACVEAALLRVPVAAPGAGRGAVQATQDALTRLVAADAGPVGVEVFAVRPLRVEYAPEVAAAMHRRRIAALDAQHRASVLSSVVDSVEDTVTRLTMRGLVNLDDYERKVLVKDLTVAFCAGRGENGA, from the coding sequence ATGACCACCACGACATCCCCCGTCCCCGAGCAGGTCCCCGAGTCCGAGGGGCCCGCGGACAGTGCCGTGGCCGTCCGTCCGGCCCGGCTGATCCACACCGAGTCCACCACCGAGATCCCCGTCCACCTGCTGTTCCGTGACGATCCCGGCCCGGCCCCCGCGGCGGTGAAGCTGCGACCCGCGGTCGTCGCCCGCCGTCCCGACGGCGGCCCGGACGGCCGGGCCGCCGGGGCGCGGGCCCGCCCGGCCGGCCCTGGCGTCGACCCCGCGCTCGTGGAGCGGCCCGCCCGGGTGCTGCCGGGGATCGCGGGAGTGCTCGCGGGGGTGGGCGGGGCGGCGGGCTGCGCGGCCACGGCCTGGTGGGCGGGGGTGCTGCCGCCGCTCGCGGTGGAGGCGCTCGGCCTGTCCGACCGGGCCGAGGCGCTCGGGCCCGCGCAGTGGGCGGCGTTCGCCGGGGCCGGGGCGCTCGGACTGTTCGGCTTCGGTGGGCTGGCCCGCGGGCGGACCGGACGGGCGTGGGTGCTGGGGCTGTTCGGCCGCTACCGGGGGACCGTGCGGCGCACCGGACTGCTGTGGGTGAACCCGCTGCTGCTGCGCCGCCGGGTGGACGTGCGGCTGCGCCACTGGCGCGGGGAGCCGATGCCGGCGGCCGACCACAGCGGGGTGGCGCTGCGGGTGGTGATGCTGGTGGTGTGGCGGGTGCGCGACACCGCGCGGGCGACGCTGGGCCTGGAGGACCACGAGGGGTATCTGCGGGCGTGCGTGGAGGCGGCTCTGCTGCGGGTGCCGGTGGCCGCGCCGGGCGCCGGGCGGGGGGCGGTGCAGGCGACCCAGGATGCGCTGACCCGGCTGGTGGCGGCGGACGCCGGGCCGGTGGGGGTGGAGGTGTTCGCCGTGCGGCCGCTGCGGGTGGAGTACGCGCCCGAGGTGGCCGCCGCCATGCACCGGCGCCGGATCGCCGCGCTGGACGCCCAGCACCGGGCGAGCGTGCTGAGTTCGGTCGTGGACTCGGTGGAGGACACCGTGACCCGGCTGACCATGCGCGGCCTGGTGAACCTGGACGACTACGAACGCAAGGTGTTGGTGAAGGATCTGACGGTGGCGTTCTGCGCGGGGCGGGGCGAGAACGGGGCGTGA
- a CDS encoding peptidoglycan-binding protein, with protein MESPVFEEFDPAGDCACPGCAQERRARPLPLTGRRLRRSAARRTALVVAAVTSAALGAHPVPAVAVQDTRLSAGQGVPADEGPGGGQGAPAPLYGPEGRTGTAVPPAGPVTVPAISRTDIIKRASSWVSQKVPYSVSAFWSDGYRQDCSGYVSMAWKLSGNEWTGSLAQYADKITKAELQPGDILLFHNASDPYNGSHVVIFGGWTDSTRSQYVAYEQTPPHTRRMTTPYAYWSNSARYVPYRYKGVTDGAAGAVPETAAPAQPPRTPESGVADSGPAADGADITGSGAPAAPGGAGAVTAVPDAPTGADAGAGTDAEVGADAGTPGRRGAAAGPRLGPPARRAAAAGGDGTALSGGSASAVAGWGRAPSSHGVPGYPGRAAFRAGAENAHVTRLGRRLVETGFGRHYTTGPGTRWGEEDRRNVADFQRAQGWRGKAANGVPGPETWRRLFA; from the coding sequence ATGGAGTCTCCGGTGTTCGAGGAATTCGATCCGGCCGGAGACTGCGCGTGCCCCGGCTGCGCGCAGGAGCGGCGGGCGCGGCCGCTTCCCCTCACGGGGCGGCGGCTGCGGCGTTCCGCGGCGCGCCGCACCGCGCTGGTCGTGGCCGCCGTGACGTCCGCCGCGCTGGGCGCGCACCCGGTCCCCGCGGTCGCCGTCCAGGACACCCGGCTCTCCGCCGGGCAGGGCGTCCCCGCAGATGAGGGACCCGGTGGCGGGCAGGGCGCGCCGGCCCCGCTGTACGGGCCCGAGGGGCGTACGGGTACGGCGGTGCCGCCGGCGGGTCCCGTGACGGTCCCCGCGATCAGCCGTACGGACATCATCAAGCGGGCCTCCTCCTGGGTCAGCCAGAAGGTGCCGTACAGCGTGTCCGCGTTCTGGTCCGACGGCTACCGGCAGGACTGCTCGGGGTACGTGTCGATGGCGTGGAAACTGTCCGGCAACGAATGGACGGGCAGCCTCGCGCAATACGCCGACAAAATCACCAAGGCGGAACTCCAGCCGGGTGACATCCTGCTCTTCCACAATGCGTCCGACCCGTACAACGGTTCGCATGTCGTCATTTTCGGCGGCTGGACGGACTCCACCCGCTCCCAGTACGTGGCTTATGAACAGACCCCGCCGCACACCCGCCGGATGACCACTCCGTACGCCTACTGGAGCAACTCCGCGCGCTATGTGCCGTACCGCTACAAGGGCGTGACCGACGGGGCGGCGGGGGCGGTTCCGGAGACCGCCGCGCCCGCCCAGCCGCCGCGTACTCCCGAGTCCGGTGTGGCGGATTCCGGCCCTGCCGCCGACGGCGCGGACATCACCGGGAGCGGTGCCCCGGCCGCCCCCGGAGGCGCCGGGGCGGTCACCGCCGTGCCGGACGCTCCGACGGGGGCGGACGCCGGGGCGGGGACGGACGCCGAGGTCGGGGCGGACGCCGGGACGCCGGGGCGGCGGGGCGCCGCCGCGGGCCCGCGCCTCGGACCGCCGGCCCGCCGGGCGGCGGCGGCCGGCGGGGACGGGACGGCTCTAAGCGGAGGTTCCGCTTCTGCCGTGGCGGGCTGGGGACGGGCACCTTCCTCGCACGGGGTGCCGGGCTATCCGGGCCGGGCGGCGTTCCGCGCGGGAGCGGAGAACGCCCACGTCACCCGGCTGGGCCGGCGGTTGGTGGAGACGGGGTTCGGCCGGCACTACACCACGGGGCCCGGCACGCGCTGGGGCGAGGAGGACCGCCGTAACGTGGCGGACTTCCAGCGGGCGCAGGGCTGGCGCGGCAAGGCCGCGAACGGCGTCCCGGGCCCGGAGACCTGGCGGCGGCTCTTCGCCTGA
- a CDS encoding glycosyltransferase family 2 protein — MTSTPTGAHRDDDPSQTTQLRVPGHRNWNTGTFRRIKKALPRYDYEHYSRLAGPLTQPDPSRPYRVQYRSLISQEPHRLRIALMLLAAPVLSLVLLVWLLQPSHWTERDYPAFEWLPALDIVMLVSIGLIELFRCLNVVSNAHATLVARDPVPVVPETGTRVAFLTSFVPGKEPLEMVTKTLEAAVKIRHRGLMHVWLLDEGDDPEVKAVCERLGVRHFSRKGVAKWNQAKGPHRARTKHGNYNAWLDAHGDHYDFFASVDTDHVPLPNYLERMLGFFRDPDVGFVIGPQVYGNYDNFVTKAAESQQFLFHALIQRAGNRYGSPMFVGTSNAVRIKALKQIGGLYDSITEDMATGFEMHRAKNPETGRKWRSVYTPDVLAVGEGPNAWTDFFTQQMRWSRGTYETILKQYWKGWYSLPPSKLFNYTMMIIFYPMSALNWILAALSCALFLGLGASGVNIDPAVWLMLYGNASALQIGLYVWNRRHNVSPHEPEGSGGVAGMVMSALSAPLYAKALIDSVLRRKSKFVVTPKGDSASPDTWFGTFRYHWYFILIFGGSIAAGFVFGHSHPAMVIWATFALFITAAPMFAWRHGMRQDRKKPGAHAAGQHREDATPADGVRLPQQHAPHQPQSRPHWAGSHGAPGGSGGPEGPGGPGGHTPGDDQTMQIALGGLGGRKE; from the coding sequence ATGACGTCGACGCCGACGGGCGCCCACCGGGACGACGACCCGTCCCAGACCACCCAGCTCAGGGTGCCCGGCCATCGGAACTGGAACACGGGCACGTTCCGCAGGATCAAGAAGGCGCTGCCGAGATACGACTACGAGCACTACAGCAGACTCGCGGGTCCCCTCACCCAGCCCGATCCGAGCAGGCCGTACCGGGTCCAGTACCGCTCGCTGATCTCGCAGGAGCCGCACCGCCTCCGCATCGCGCTGATGCTGCTGGCGGCCCCCGTGCTGTCGCTGGTGCTGCTGGTGTGGCTGCTCCAGCCCTCGCACTGGACGGAGCGCGACTACCCGGCGTTCGAGTGGCTGCCCGCCCTCGACATCGTCATGCTCGTCTCGATCGGCCTGATCGAGCTCTTCCGCTGCCTGAACGTGGTGTCGAACGCGCACGCGACCCTGGTCGCCCGCGACCCGGTCCCGGTGGTGCCCGAGACCGGCACCCGCGTGGCTTTCCTCACCTCCTTCGTGCCCGGCAAGGAGCCGCTGGAGATGGTGACGAAGACCCTGGAGGCGGCCGTGAAGATCCGCCACCGCGGTCTGATGCATGTCTGGCTGCTCGACGAGGGCGACGACCCCGAGGTCAAGGCGGTCTGCGAGCGCCTCGGCGTGCGCCACTTCTCCCGCAAGGGCGTCGCGAAGTGGAACCAGGCGAAGGGCCCGCACCGGGCCAGGACCAAGCACGGCAACTACAACGCCTGGCTCGACGCGCACGGCGACCACTACGACTTCTTCGCCTCGGTCGACACCGACCACGTGCCGCTGCCGAACTACCTGGAGCGGATGCTCGGCTTCTTCCGCGACCCGGACGTCGGCTTCGTCATCGGCCCGCAGGTCTACGGCAACTACGACAACTTCGTCACCAAGGCCGCCGAGTCCCAGCAGTTCCTCTTCCACGCGCTCATCCAGCGGGCCGGCAACCGCTACGGCTCGCCGATGTTCGTGGGCACCTCCAACGCCGTGCGCATCAAGGCGCTGAAGCAGATCGGCGGCCTGTACGACTCGATCACCGAGGACATGGCGACCGGCTTCGAGATGCACCGCGCCAAGAACCCGGAGACCGGCCGCAAGTGGCGCTCGGTCTACACCCCGGACGTGCTGGCGGTCGGTGAGGGCCCCAACGCCTGGACGGACTTCTTCACCCAGCAGATGCGCTGGTCGCGCGGTACGTACGAGACGATCCTCAAGCAGTACTGGAAGGGCTGGTACTCGCTCCCGCCGAGCAAGCTCTTCAACTACACCATGATGATCATCTTCTATCCGATGTCCGCCCTGAACTGGATCCTCGCGGCGCTCAGCTGCGCGCTGTTCCTGGGCCTGGGCGCCTCGGGTGTGAACATCGACCCCGCCGTCTGGCTGATGCTCTACGGCAACGCCTCCGCGCTGCAGATCGGCCTGTACGTCTGGAACCGCCGCCACAACGTCTCCCCGCACGAGCCGGAGGGCTCCGGCGGTGTGGCCGGCATGGTGATGTCCGCGCTGTCGGCGCCGCTGTACGCGAAGGCACTGATCGACTCGGTGCTGCGCCGCAAGAGCAAGTTCGTCGTCACCCCGAAGGGCGACTCGGCCAGCCCGGACACCTGGTTCGGCACCTTCCGCTACCACTGGTACTTCATCCTGATCTTCGGTGGCTCCATCGCCGCGGGCTTCGTCTTCGGGCACTCCCACCCGGCGATGGTCATCTGGGCCACCTTCGCCCTGTTCATCACCGCGGCGCCGATGTTCGCCTGGCGCCACGGCATGCGGCAGGACCGCAAGAAGCCCGGCGCCCACGCGGCGGGTCAGCACCGCGAGGACGCGACCCCGGCCGACGGCGTGCGGCTGCCGCAGCAGCACGCCCCGCACCAGCCGCAGTCCCGGCCGCACTGGGCCGGCTCGCACGGCGCTCCGGGCGGATCCGGGGGCCCCGAAGGGCCGGGAGGGCCCGGGGGCCACACCCCCGGCGACGACCAGACCATGCAGATCGCCCTTGGTGGACTTGGGGGACGTAAGGAATGA
- a CDS encoding kelch motif-containing protein: MTDRAGRRRARRIAIGTTVVLALAGMNGPWLYRFGTEKYHQYKINQPEYKAANGKWEIVEFPEEYRQNTIHAALLRTGKVLLVAGSGNDQDNFDAKRYDTRIWDPVKGTVKKIPTPSDLFCTGHTQLANGNLLIAGGTKRYEKLKGDVKKAGGLMLVQNENPDKPITLPAGTRFTGKENGKTFVSKDPVLVPRAEKKFDPQTGEFLGNTPGVGRIYVEAQKEGAKYETGTQDNYRVHGLTGADARNTYGIAEKLAMDKKDFQGIRDAFEFDPVAEKYIKVDPMKEARWYPTLTTLSDGRILSVSGLDDIGQLVPGKNEVYDPKTKEWTYTDEERQFPTYPALFLMQNGKVFYSGSNAGYGPDDVGRDPGVWDVGSNKFKKIPGLSDPKLMETSNTVLLPPAQDEKYMVIGGGGVGESPLASEKTRIVDLKADDPEFVDGPSLDKGTRYPQASILPNDEVLISGGSQDYRGRGDSNILEARIYDTGRNELRRVADPLVGRNYHSGSILLPDGRVMFFGSDSLYADKANTKPGEFEQRIEIYTPPYLYGDQERPDLSGGPQTIKRGTSGTFTSRDAASVKKVRLIRPSATTHVTDVDQRSIALDFTTDGDKVTVTVPKNKNLVQSGWYMLFVTDADGTPSKAQWVQVP, encoded by the coding sequence ATGACTGACCGTGCAGGCCGCCGTCGCGCCCGTCGGATCGCGATAGGCACGACGGTGGTACTCGCGCTGGCCGGAATGAACGGGCCGTGGCTGTACCGCTTCGGGACCGAGAAATACCACCAGTACAAGATCAATCAGCCGGAGTACAAGGCCGCGAACGGCAAGTGGGAGATCGTCGAGTTTCCCGAGGAGTACCGGCAGAACACCATCCACGCGGCGCTGCTGCGCACCGGCAAGGTGCTGCTCGTCGCGGGGTCGGGCAACGACCAGGACAACTTCGACGCGAAGCGGTACGACACCCGGATCTGGGACCCGGTCAAGGGCACCGTCAAGAAGATCCCCACGCCGTCCGACCTGTTCTGCACCGGGCACACCCAGCTCGCCAACGGCAACCTGCTGATCGCGGGCGGCACCAAGCGGTACGAGAAGCTCAAGGGTGACGTGAAGAAGGCCGGCGGCCTGATGCTCGTCCAGAACGAGAACCCGGACAAGCCGATCACGCTCCCGGCGGGCACCAGGTTCACCGGCAAGGAGAACGGCAAGACCTTCGTCTCGAAGGACCCGGTGCTCGTCCCGCGCGCCGAGAAGAAGTTCGACCCGCAGACCGGCGAGTTCCTGGGCAACACCCCGGGCGTGGGCCGCATCTACGTCGAGGCGCAGAAGGAGGGCGCCAAGTACGAGACCGGCACGCAGGACAACTACCGCGTGCACGGGCTCACCGGCGCCGACGCCCGCAACACGTACGGCATCGCCGAGAAACTCGCGATGGACAAGAAGGACTTCCAGGGCATCCGGGACGCCTTCGAGTTCGACCCGGTCGCCGAGAAGTACATCAAGGTCGACCCGATGAAGGAGGCCCGCTGGTACCCCACGCTCACCACCCTGAGCGACGGCAGGATCCTCAGCGTCTCCGGCCTCGACGACATCGGCCAGCTGGTCCCGGGCAAGAACGAGGTCTACGACCCGAAGACCAAGGAGTGGACCTACACCGACGAGGAACGCCAGTTCCCGACGTACCCGGCGCTGTTCCTGATGCAGAACGGCAAGGTCTTCTACTCGGGCTCGAACGCGGGGTACGGACCGGACGACGTGGGCCGTGACCCGGGCGTCTGGGACGTGGGGTCCAACAAGTTCAAGAAGATCCCGGGGCTCAGCGACCCGAAGCTGATGGAGACGTCCAACACGGTGCTGCTGCCGCCCGCCCAGGACGAGAAGTACATGGTGATCGGCGGCGGCGGCGTGGGCGAGTCCCCGCTGGCCAGCGAGAAGACCCGGATCGTCGACCTGAAGGCCGACGACCCGGAGTTCGTGGACGGTCCGTCGCTGGACAAGGGCACGCGCTACCCGCAGGCGTCGATCCTGCCGAACGACGAGGTGCTGATCTCCGGCGGCTCGCAGGACTACCGCGGCCGCGGCGACTCCAACATCCTCGAGGCGCGCATCTACGACACCGGGCGCAACGAGCTGAGGCGGGTCGCCGACCCGCTGGTGGGCCGCAACTACCACTCGGGGTCGATCCTGCTGCCCGACGGCCGGGTGATGTTCTTCGGCTCGGACTCGCTGTACGCCGACAAGGCCAACACCAAGCCGGGCGAGTTCGAGCAGCGCATCGAGATCTACACCCCGCCGTACCTGTACGGCGACCAGGAGCGGCCCGACCTGTCCGGCGGGCCGCAGACGATCAAGCGCGGCACGTCCGGCACGTTCACCTCGCGGGACGCGGCGTCGGTCAAGAAGGTCCGGCTGATCCGGCCGAGCGCCACCACCCACGTCACCGACGTGGACCAGCGCTCGATCGCCCTGGACTTCACCACCGACGGCGACAAGGTCACGGTGACGGTGCCGAAGAACAAGAACCTGGTCCAGTCCGGCTGGTACATGCTGTTCGTCACCGACGCCGACGGCACGCCCAGCAAGGCCCAGTGGGTGCAGGTGCCGTAG